One segment of Drosophila mauritiana strain mau12 chromosome 3R, ASM438214v1, whole genome shotgun sequence DNA contains the following:
- the LOC117145846 gene encoding protein kinase C isoform X2 → MFTGKLQIKVCEASGLRPTDFQKRHNLTFGKLADEQLIDPYVSIDVDESHFDRATTRPKTFDPVWNEQFVHDVTNVSNINLTVFHDAALPPDDFVANCIISFEDLMQSETPVQDLWVNLEPQGKIHVIIELKNRTDKAKAEAVVEHTVAVNKEFKERAGFNRRRGAMRRRVHQVNGHKFMATFLRQPTFCSHCREFIWGIGKQGYQCQVCTLVVHKKCHLSVVSKCPGMRDEPAKVEVVPAGQRFNVNMPHRFVVHSYKRFTFCDHCGSLLYGLIKQGLQCETCGMNVHKRCQKNVANTCGINTKQMAEILSSLGISPDKQQPRRSKYLNQQGGEDNYGASLGADGDGAPGQSFRSCALSVDSLATSTTTLTSGYNSSSCMSLAVTGSGGVGATGETRPGKCSLLDFNFIKVLGKGSFGKVMLAEKKGTDEIYAIKVLKKDAIIQDDDVDCTMTEKRILALAANHPFLTALHSCFQTPDRLFFVMEYVNGGDLMFQIQKARRFEASRAAFYAAEVTLALQFLHTHGVIYRDLKLDNILLDQEGHCKLADFGMCKEGIMNGMLTTTFCGTPDYIAPEILKEQEYGASVDWWALGVLMYEMMAGQPPFEADNEDELFDSIMHDDVLYPVWLSREAVSILKGFLTKNPEQRLGCTGDENEIRKHPFFAKLDWKELEKRNIKPPFRPKMKNPRDANNFDAEFTKEDPVLTPIGNEVVRCINQDEFAGFSFVNPKFGPERKVY, encoded by the exons ATGTTCACGGGCAAGCTGCAGATCAAGGTGTGCGAGGCGAGCGGCCTGCGGCCCACAGACTTCCAGAAGCGCCACAACCTCACCTTCGGCAAACTGGCCGACGAGCAGCTCATCGATCCCTATGTCTCCATAGATGTCGACGAGAGTCACTTCG ATCGAGCGACCACACGGCCAAAGACATTCGATCCTGTTTGGAACGAGCAGTTCGTCCACGACGTGACCAATGTGAGCAACATCAACTTGACCGTCTTTCATGATGCCGCTCTGCCGCCGGATGACTTTGTGGCCAACTGCATCATCTCCTTCGAGGACCTCATGCAGAGCGAGACGCCTGTGCAGGATCTATGG GTTAACTTGGAGCCGCAGGGCAAGATTCACGTCATCATTGAGCTGAAGAATCGCACGG ATAAAGCCAAAGCCGAGGCCGTGGTGGAGCACACTGTGGCCGTTAACAAGGAGTTCAAAGAGCGCGCCGGATTTAACCGACGTCGCGGTGCCATGCGTCGTCGGGTCCATCAG GTGAATGGGCACAAGTTCATGGCCACGTTTTTGCGTCAACCCACCTTCTGTTCGCATTGCCGGGAGTTTATCTG GGGAATTGGTAAACAAGGCTATCAATGTCAAG TCTGCACGTTAGTTGTACATAAGAAATGTCACCTGTCGGTGGTGTCCAAGTGTCCGGGCATGCGAGATGAG CCAGCCAAAGTGGAGGTGGTGCCGGCGGGCCAGAGGTTCAATGTGAATATGCCGCACCGCTTCGTGGTGCACAGCTACAAGCGGTTCACGTTCTGCGACCACTGCGGATCCCTGCTCTACGGCCTGATCAAGCAGGGATTGCAGTGCGAGACCTGCGGGATGAACGTGCACAAGCGGTGCCAGAAGAACGTGGCCAACACGTGCGGCATCAACACGAAGCAGATGGCCGAGATACTCAGCTCGCTGGGCATCTCGCCGGACAAGCAGCAGCCGCGCCGCTCTAAGTACTTGAACCAGCAGGGCGGCGAGGACAACTATGGGGCATCCCTGGGCGCCGATGGCGACGGTGCTCCGGGGCAGTCGTTTCGCAGTTGCGCCTTGTCGGTGGACAGCCTGGCCACATCGACGACGACGCTGACCAGCGGGTATAATAGCAGCAGCTGCATGAGCCTGGCGGTGACCGGATCTGGAGGCGTTGGGGCCACTGGAGAGACGCGCCCGGGCAAGTGTTCCTTGCTGGACTTCAACTTCATCAAGGTGCTGGGCAAGGGCTCGTTCGGCAAGGTGATGCTCGCCGAGAAGAAGGGCACCGACGAGATCTACGCCATCAAGGTGCTCAAGAAGGACGCGATCATCCAGGACGACGACGTCGACTGCACCATGACAGAGAAGCGCATCCTGGCGCTGGCCGCCAACCATCCCTTCCTGACTGCGTTACATTCCTGTTTCCAGACCCCGGACCGCCTGTTCTTCGTGATGGAGTACGTTAACGGCGGCGATCTGATGTTCCAGATACAGAAGGCGCGTCGGTTCGAGGCCTCGCGTGCCGCCTTCTATGCGGCGGAAGTGACTCTGGCCCTGCAGTTTCTCCACACCCACGGCGTCATCTACCGCGACCTGAAGCTGGACAACATCCTGCTCGACCAGGAGGGTCACTGCAAGCTGGCCGACTTCGGCATGTGCAAGGAGGGCATCATGAATGGCATGCTGACCACCACCTTCTGCGGCACCCCCGACTACATCGCCCCGGAGATCCTCAAGGAGCAGGAGTACGGCGCCTCCGTCGACTGGTGGGCGCTGGGCGTTCTCATGTACGAGATGATGGCCGGCCAGCCGCCGTTCGAGGCCGACAACGAGGACGAGCTCTTCGACTCCATCATGCACGACGATGTCCTCTATCCGGTTTGGCTGTCCCGCGAGGCAGTCTCCATACTAAAGG GTTTTCTCACCAAGAATCCGGAGCAGCGACTTGGCTGCACTGGCGACGAAAACGAGATACGCAAGCATCCATTTTTCGCCAAATTGGACTGGAAGGAGCTGGAGAAGCGCAACATAAAGCCACCATTCCGACCGAAAATG AAAAATCCACGCGATGCCAACAACTTCGATGCGGAGTTCACCAAGGAGGATCCAGTGCTGACACCGATTGGAAACGAGGTGGTGCGCTGCATCAACCAGGACGAGTTCGCCGGCTTCTCGTTCGTGAATCCCAAGTTCGGACCGGAGCGCAAAGTCTACTAA
- the LOC117145846 gene encoding protein kinase C isoform X1, which produces MFTGKLQIKVCEASGLRPTDFQKRHNLTFGKLADEQLIDPYVSIDVDESHFDRATTRPKTFDPVWNEQFVHDVTNVSNINLTVFHDAALPPDDFVANCIISFEDLMQSETPVQDLWVNLEPQGKIHVIIELKNRTDKAKAEAVVEHTVAVNKEFKERAGFNRRRGAMRRRVHQVNGHKFMATFLRQPTFCSHCREFIWGIGKQGYQCQVCTLVVHKKCHLSVVSKCPGMRDEQPAKVEVVPAGQRFNVNMPHRFVVHSYKRFTFCDHCGSLLYGLIKQGLQCETCGMNVHKRCQKNVANTCGINTKQMAEILSSLGISPDKQQPRRSKYLNQQGGEDNYGASLGADGDGAPGQSFRSCALSVDSLATSTTTLTSGYNSSSCMSLAVTGSGGVGATGETRPGKCSLLDFNFIKVLGKGSFGKVMLAEKKGTDEIYAIKVLKKDAIIQDDDVDCTMTEKRILALAANHPFLTALHSCFQTPDRLFFVMEYVNGGDLMFQIQKARRFEASRAAFYAAEVTLALQFLHTHGVIYRDLKLDNILLDQEGHCKLADFGMCKEGIMNGMLTTTFCGTPDYIAPEILKEQEYGASVDWWALGVLMYEMMAGQPPFEADNEDELFDSIMHDDVLYPVWLSREAVSILKGFLTKNPEQRLGCTGDENEIRKHPFFAKLDWKELEKRNIKPPFRPKMKNPRDANNFDAEFTKEDPVLTPIGNEVVRCINQDEFAGFSFVNPKFGPERKVY; this is translated from the exons ATGTTCACGGGCAAGCTGCAGATCAAGGTGTGCGAGGCGAGCGGCCTGCGGCCCACAGACTTCCAGAAGCGCCACAACCTCACCTTCGGCAAACTGGCCGACGAGCAGCTCATCGATCCCTATGTCTCCATAGATGTCGACGAGAGTCACTTCG ATCGAGCGACCACACGGCCAAAGACATTCGATCCTGTTTGGAACGAGCAGTTCGTCCACGACGTGACCAATGTGAGCAACATCAACTTGACCGTCTTTCATGATGCCGCTCTGCCGCCGGATGACTTTGTGGCCAACTGCATCATCTCCTTCGAGGACCTCATGCAGAGCGAGACGCCTGTGCAGGATCTATGG GTTAACTTGGAGCCGCAGGGCAAGATTCACGTCATCATTGAGCTGAAGAATCGCACGG ATAAAGCCAAAGCCGAGGCCGTGGTGGAGCACACTGTGGCCGTTAACAAGGAGTTCAAAGAGCGCGCCGGATTTAACCGACGTCGCGGTGCCATGCGTCGTCGGGTCCATCAG GTGAATGGGCACAAGTTCATGGCCACGTTTTTGCGTCAACCCACCTTCTGTTCGCATTGCCGGGAGTTTATCTG GGGAATTGGTAAACAAGGCTATCAATGTCAAG TCTGCACGTTAGTTGTACATAAGAAATGTCACCTGTCGGTGGTGTCCAAGTGTCCGGGCATGCGAGATGAG CAGCCAGCCAAAGTGGAGGTGGTGCCGGCGGGCCAGAGGTTCAATGTGAATATGCCGCACCGCTTCGTGGTGCACAGCTACAAGCGGTTCACGTTCTGCGACCACTGCGGATCCCTGCTCTACGGCCTGATCAAGCAGGGATTGCAGTGCGAGACCTGCGGGATGAACGTGCACAAGCGGTGCCAGAAGAACGTGGCCAACACGTGCGGCATCAACACGAAGCAGATGGCCGAGATACTCAGCTCGCTGGGCATCTCGCCGGACAAGCAGCAGCCGCGCCGCTCTAAGTACTTGAACCAGCAGGGCGGCGAGGACAACTATGGGGCATCCCTGGGCGCCGATGGCGACGGTGCTCCGGGGCAGTCGTTTCGCAGTTGCGCCTTGTCGGTGGACAGCCTGGCCACATCGACGACGACGCTGACCAGCGGGTATAATAGCAGCAGCTGCATGAGCCTGGCGGTGACCGGATCTGGAGGCGTTGGGGCCACTGGAGAGACGCGCCCGGGCAAGTGTTCCTTGCTGGACTTCAACTTCATCAAGGTGCTGGGCAAGGGCTCGTTCGGCAAGGTGATGCTCGCCGAGAAGAAGGGCACCGACGAGATCTACGCCATCAAGGTGCTCAAGAAGGACGCGATCATCCAGGACGACGACGTCGACTGCACCATGACAGAGAAGCGCATCCTGGCGCTGGCCGCCAACCATCCCTTCCTGACTGCGTTACATTCCTGTTTCCAGACCCCGGACCGCCTGTTCTTCGTGATGGAGTACGTTAACGGCGGCGATCTGATGTTCCAGATACAGAAGGCGCGTCGGTTCGAGGCCTCGCGTGCCGCCTTCTATGCGGCGGAAGTGACTCTGGCCCTGCAGTTTCTCCACACCCACGGCGTCATCTACCGCGACCTGAAGCTGGACAACATCCTGCTCGACCAGGAGGGTCACTGCAAGCTGGCCGACTTCGGCATGTGCAAGGAGGGCATCATGAATGGCATGCTGACCACCACCTTCTGCGGCACCCCCGACTACATCGCCCCGGAGATCCTCAAGGAGCAGGAGTACGGCGCCTCCGTCGACTGGTGGGCGCTGGGCGTTCTCATGTACGAGATGATGGCCGGCCAGCCGCCGTTCGAGGCCGACAACGAGGACGAGCTCTTCGACTCCATCATGCACGACGATGTCCTCTATCCGGTTTGGCTGTCCCGCGAGGCAGTCTCCATACTAAAGG GTTTTCTCACCAAGAATCCGGAGCAGCGACTTGGCTGCACTGGCGACGAAAACGAGATACGCAAGCATCCATTTTTCGCCAAATTGGACTGGAAGGAGCTGGAGAAGCGCAACATAAAGCCACCATTCCGACCGAAAATG AAAAATCCACGCGATGCCAACAACTTCGATGCGGAGTTCACCAAGGAGGATCCAGTGCTGACACCGATTGGAAACGAGGTGGTGCGCTGCATCAACCAGGACGAGTTCGCCGGCTTCTCGTTCGTGAATCCCAAGTTCGGACCGGAGCGCAAAGTCTACTAA
- the LOC117145846 gene encoding protein kinase C isoform X3, which produces MGTSSWPRFCVNPPSVRIAGSLSVCTLVVHKKCHLSVVSKCPGMRDEQPAKVEVVPAGQRFNVNMPHRFVVHSYKRFTFCDHCGSLLYGLIKQGLQCETCGMNVHKRCQKNVANTCGINTKQMAEILSSLGISPDKQQPRRSKYLNQQGGEDNYGASLGADGDGAPGQSFRSCALSVDSLATSTTTLTSGYNSSSCMSLAVTGSGGVGATGETRPGKCSLLDFNFIKVLGKGSFGKVMLAEKKGTDEIYAIKVLKKDAIIQDDDVDCTMTEKRILALAANHPFLTALHSCFQTPDRLFFVMEYVNGGDLMFQIQKARRFEASRAAFYAAEVTLALQFLHTHGVIYRDLKLDNILLDQEGHCKLADFGMCKEGIMNGMLTTTFCGTPDYIAPEILKEQEYGASVDWWALGVLMYEMMAGQPPFEADNEDELFDSIMHDDVLYPVWLSREAVSILKGFLTKNPEQRLGCTGDENEIRKHPFFAKLDWKELEKRNIKPPFRPKMKNPRDANNFDAEFTKEDPVLTPIGNEVVRCINQDEFAGFSFVNPKFGPERKVY; this is translated from the exons ATGGGCACAAGTTCATGGCCACGTTTTTGCGTCAACCCACCTTCTGTTCGCATTGCCGGGAGTTTATCTG TCTGCACGTTAGTTGTACATAAGAAATGTCACCTGTCGGTGGTGTCCAAGTGTCCGGGCATGCGAGATGAG CAGCCAGCCAAAGTGGAGGTGGTGCCGGCGGGCCAGAGGTTCAATGTGAATATGCCGCACCGCTTCGTGGTGCACAGCTACAAGCGGTTCACGTTCTGCGACCACTGCGGATCCCTGCTCTACGGCCTGATCAAGCAGGGATTGCAGTGCGAGACCTGCGGGATGAACGTGCACAAGCGGTGCCAGAAGAACGTGGCCAACACGTGCGGCATCAACACGAAGCAGATGGCCGAGATACTCAGCTCGCTGGGCATCTCGCCGGACAAGCAGCAGCCGCGCCGCTCTAAGTACTTGAACCAGCAGGGCGGCGAGGACAACTATGGGGCATCCCTGGGCGCCGATGGCGACGGTGCTCCGGGGCAGTCGTTTCGCAGTTGCGCCTTGTCGGTGGACAGCCTGGCCACATCGACGACGACGCTGACCAGCGGGTATAATAGCAGCAGCTGCATGAGCCTGGCGGTGACCGGATCTGGAGGCGTTGGGGCCACTGGAGAGACGCGCCCGGGCAAGTGTTCCTTGCTGGACTTCAACTTCATCAAGGTGCTGGGCAAGGGCTCGTTCGGCAAGGTGATGCTCGCCGAGAAGAAGGGCACCGACGAGATCTACGCCATCAAGGTGCTCAAGAAGGACGCGATCATCCAGGACGACGACGTCGACTGCACCATGACAGAGAAGCGCATCCTGGCGCTGGCCGCCAACCATCCCTTCCTGACTGCGTTACATTCCTGTTTCCAGACCCCGGACCGCCTGTTCTTCGTGATGGAGTACGTTAACGGCGGCGATCTGATGTTCCAGATACAGAAGGCGCGTCGGTTCGAGGCCTCGCGTGCCGCCTTCTATGCGGCGGAAGTGACTCTGGCCCTGCAGTTTCTCCACACCCACGGCGTCATCTACCGCGACCTGAAGCTGGACAACATCCTGCTCGACCAGGAGGGTCACTGCAAGCTGGCCGACTTCGGCATGTGCAAGGAGGGCATCATGAATGGCATGCTGACCACCACCTTCTGCGGCACCCCCGACTACATCGCCCCGGAGATCCTCAAGGAGCAGGAGTACGGCGCCTCCGTCGACTGGTGGGCGCTGGGCGTTCTCATGTACGAGATGATGGCCGGCCAGCCGCCGTTCGAGGCCGACAACGAGGACGAGCTCTTCGACTCCATCATGCACGACGATGTCCTCTATCCGGTTTGGCTGTCCCGCGAGGCAGTCTCCATACTAAAGG GTTTTCTCACCAAGAATCCGGAGCAGCGACTTGGCTGCACTGGCGACGAAAACGAGATACGCAAGCATCCATTTTTCGCCAAATTGGACTGGAAGGAGCTGGAGAAGCGCAACATAAAGCCACCATTCCGACCGAAAATG AAAAATCCACGCGATGCCAACAACTTCGATGCGGAGTTCACCAAGGAGGATCCAGTGCTGACACCGATTGGAAACGAGGTGGTGCGCTGCATCAACCAGGACGAGTTCGCCGGCTTCTCGTTCGTGAATCCCAAGTTCGGACCGGAGCGCAAAGTCTACTAA
- the LOC117144419 gene encoding probable dimethyladenosine transferase codes for MPKVTKEKKSRIHNDVQKQGIVFNKDFGQHILKNPLVITTMLEKAALRATDVVLEIGPGTGNMTVRMLERAKKVIACEIDTRLAAELQKRVQATPLQPKLQVLIGDFLKAELPFFDLCIANVPYQISSPLIFKLLLHRPLFRCAVLMFQREFAERLVAKPGDKLYCRLSINTQLLARVDMLMKVGKNNFRPPPKVESSVVRLEPKNPPPPVNFTEWDGLTRIAFLRKNKTLAATFKVTSVLEMLEKNYKLYRSLRNEPIEDDFKMQDKVISILEEQDMAAKRARSMDIDDFMRLLLAFNSAGIHFN; via the exons ATGCCCAAGGTCACGAAGGAAAAGAAGAGTCGGATTCATAATGATGTGCAAAAACAGG GGATCGTTTTTAACAAGGACTTTGGCCAGCACATCCTGAAGAATCCGCTAGTGATAACCACCATGCTGGAAAAGGCCGCTCTGAGAGCCACCGATGTGGTGCTGGAAATCGGTCCTGGAACCGGAAACATGACCGTTCGGATGCTGGAGCGCGCCAAGAAAGTGATCGCCTGTGAGATTGACACCCGATTGGCCGCCGAGTTGCAGAAGCGTGTGCAGGCCACTCCGCTGCAGCCGAAGCTCCAAGTGCTGATCGGTGACTTCCTGAAGGCGGAGCTGCCCTTTTTCGATCTGTGCATCGCCAACGTGCCGTATCAGATCAGTTCGccactgatcttcaaattgcTCCTCCACCGACCACTTTTTCGGTGCGCCGTACTTATGTTCCAACGTGAGTTCGCAGAACGGTTGGTGGCCAAACCGGGTGACAAGCTCTACTGTCGCCTGAGCATCAATACCCAACTGCTGGCCCGCGTGGACATGCTTATGAAGGTGGGCAAGAACAACTTTAGGCCGCCACCAAAGGTAGAAAGCAGTGTGGTCCGGCTGGAGCCGAAGAACCCACCGCCGCCGGTCAACTTCACCGAATGGGACGGACTCACCCGTATTGCCTTCCTGCGCAAGAACAAAACGCTGGCGGCTACCTTTAAGGTGACCTCCGTTTTGGAGATGTTGGAGAAAAACTACAAGCTATATCGCTCACTCAGGAATGAG CCCATTGAAGACGACTTCAAAATGCAGGATAAGGTCATTAGTATCTTGGAGGAACAGGACATGGCCGCAAAACGTGCGAGAAGCATGGACATAGACGACTTTATGCGGCTCCTGCTGGCTTTCAATTCAGCGGGCATTCACTTCAATTAG
- the LOC117144421 gene encoding venom protease, translating into MAMQLLELILLLVFSLSSSLVQGQNPDPAAQLACTKFKQIVFEERVAISFFFTDAPITYETVDSCHGSRPLIVDGTPAEPKEFPFAARLGHRKTNNEIKWFCGGTLISNRLVLTAAHCFFSEHGEVNVVRLGELEFDTDTDDAEPEDFGVLALKAHPGFENPQLYNDIGIVQLDREVKFNRYKHPACLPFDDGEQHESFIAIGWGQKKFAQKESKKLLKVQLQGYKDRCVSSVDANDELPNGYEPKSQLCIGSRDNKDTCNGDSGGPVLAYHKDLACMYHVMGITSAGITCSTPDIPSAYTRVHYFLNWIKGELAKQTQ; encoded by the exons ATGGCCATGCAATTGCTAGAATTGATATTACTGCTGGTGTTTTCACTCAGCAGCAGCCTTGTTCAGGGCCAAAATCCGGATCCAGCTGCCCAGCTTG CTTGCACGAAGTTCAAGCAGATTGTCTTCGAGGAGCGCGTGGCCATCAGCTTCTTTTTTACCGATGCACCCATTACCTACGAGACAGTGGATTCCTGCCATGGATCCAGACCCCTGATTGTGGACGGCACGCCGGCTGAACCCAAGGAATTTCCATTTGCCGCTCGCCTCGGCCATCGGAAAACTAACAATGAAATAAAGTGGTTCTGTGGCGGCACCTTGATAAGCAATCGCCTGGTGCTCACAGCGGCTCACTGCTTCTTTTCCGAACA CGGTGAGGTCAACGTTGTGCGCTTGGGTGAACTGGAGTTCGATACCGACACGGATGACGCGGAGCCGGAGGACTTTGGCGTGCTCGCTCTGAAGGCACATCCGGGCTTCGAGAACCCGCAGCTCTACAATGACATTGGCATAGTTCAGCTGGATCGCGAGGTCAAGTTCAATAGGTACAAGCATCCTGCCTGCCTGCCCTTCGACGACGGCGAGCAGCACGAGTCCTTCATCGCCATCGGCTGGGGCCAGAAGAAGTTTGCCCAGAAGGAGTCGAAGAAGCTGCTGAAGGTACAGCTCCAGGGCTATAAGGACCGGTGTGTCAGCAGTGTGGATGCGAATGACGAGCTGCCCAATGGCTACGAGCCCAAGAGCCAGCTGTGCATCGGATCAAGGGACAACAAGGACACCTGCAACGGCGATTCTGGCGGTCCAGTGCTGGCCTATCACAAGGATCTCGCCTGCATGTACCACGTAATGGGCATCACCTCAGCCGGCATCACGTGCTCCACGCCCGACATTCCAAGTGCCTACACGCGGGTGCACTACTTCCTCAACTGGATCAAGGGCGAACTGGCCAAGCAGACGCAGTGA
- the LOC117144420 gene encoding serine protease snake: MSSAIFAKIVQLGAALLVLFVARASAQDPDIARTCTAYKKSVWEETSEFSFLIENAPIIYKTLDKCTSYAPLIIGGGPALPKEFPHAVRLGHKDDKGELEWFCGGTLISDRHVLTAAHCHYSPQGSVNIARLGDLEFDTSNDDADPEDFDVKDFTAHPGFSYPAIYNDISVVRLIRPVTFNDYKHPACLPFDDGRSVPSFIAIGWGQLEIVPRTENKKLQKVKLYNYGTRCRITADRNDELPEGYNATTQLCIGSNEHKDTCNGDSGGPVLIYHKDYPCMYHVMGITSIGVACDTPDLPAMYTRVHFYLDWIKQQLAKN, from the exons ATGAGCAGCGCGATCTTCGCCAAGATTGTCCAGCTGGGAGCAGCATTGCTGGTTCTATTCGTCGCACGGGCGTCAGCCCAGGATCCGGATATAGCCAGGA CTTGCACTGCGTACAAGAAAAGCGTTTGGGAGGAGACGTCCGAGTTCAGCTTTCTGATCGAGAACGCACCGATTATCTACAAGACCCTGGACAAATGTACCAGCTATGCGCCGCTCATCATCGGCGGAGGACCCGCTCTGCCCAAGGAGTTTCCGCATGCTGTGCGCCTGGGACATAAAGATGACAAGGGCGAGCTGGAATGGTTCTGTGGCGGAACACTTATCAGCGACAGACATGTGCTCACCGCAGCGCATTGCCACTACTCACCACA AGGATCAGTGAACATCGCGCGCCTCGGAGACCTGGAGTTCGATACCAGCAACGACGATGCGGATCCGGAGGACTTCGACGTGAAGGACTTCACCGCGCACCCCGGATTCAGCTACCCGGCCATTTACAACGACATTTCCGTGGTGCGGTTGATTCGACCGGTAACCTTCAACGATTACAAGCATCCGGCCTGTCTGCCCTTCGACGATGGGCGATCGGTGCCCTCCTTCATAGCCATCGGTTGGGGTCAGCTGGAGATCGTGCCCAGGACGGAGAACAAAAAGCTACAGAAAGTAAAGCTCTACAACTATGGTACGCGCTGCAGGATCACGGCGGATAGGAATGATGAGCTGCCAGAGGGATACAATGCTACCACCCAACTGTGCATCGGGTCCAACGAGCACAAGGACACCTGCAACGGCGACTCCGGCGGACCGGTGCTCATCTATCACAAGGACTACCCCTGCATGTACCATGTGATGGGTATCACATCCATCGGAGTGGCCTGCGACACACCCGATCTTCCGGCGATGTACACACGGGTTCACTTCTACCTGGACTGGATTAAGCAGCAATTAGCCAAAAATTAG
- the LOC117143305 gene encoding serine protease snake, translating into MKMWRLFSQLIVPLACVFGQQLDMDVVGSCSRYKKNVFEERIEFGFLLPGASIESRIIDNCRSYTPLIVGGHPAQPREFPHMARLGCRPDPSSRTDWFCGGVLISERFVLTAAHCLESERGEVNVVRLGELDFDSLDEDAAPRDYMVAGYIAHPGYEDPEFYHDIGLVKLTEAVVFDLYKHPACLPFQDERFSDSFIAVGWGSTGLALKPSAQLLKVKLQRYGDGVCKKLLTRQLEEFPRGFDGNNQLCVGSEMAQDTCNGDSGGPLLMYHREYPCMYVVVGITSAGLSCGSPGIPGIYTRVYPYLAWITRTLATF; encoded by the exons ATGAAGATGTGGAGGCTGTTCTCCCAGCTGATCGTTCCGCTGGCATGTGTTTTTGGCCAGCAGTTGGATATGGATGTTGTCGGAT CTTGCTCGAGATACAAGAAGAACGTTTTCGAGGAGAGAATCGAGTTCGGTTTCCTCTTGCCCGGAGCTTCGATTGAGAGTCGGATCATAGACAACTGCAGGAGCTACACGCCGCTCATCGTCGGTGGTCATCCGGCCCAGCCAAGGGAATTTCCACATATGGCCCGCTTGGGGTGTCGCCCAGATCCGAGCAGCCGTACCGACTGGTTTTGTGGTGGCGTTCTGATCAGCGAGCGGTTCGTCTTAACCGCAGCTCACTGCTTGGAATCGGAAAG GGGAGAGGTGAATGTTGTCCGATTGGGCGAACTTGACTTCGATTCTTTGGATGAGGATGCGGCGCCCAGAGACTATATGGTTGCAGGGTACATAGCCCATCCGGGCTACGAAGATCCGGAGTTCTACCATGATATAGGTCTTGTCAAACTGACAGAGGCTGTGGTCTTTGACCTATATAAGCATCCAGCCTGTCTGCCGTTCCAGGATGAAcgcttttccgactccttcATAGCCGTTGGCTGGGGAAGCACTGGCCTGGCGCTGAAGCCATCCGCCCAGCTGCTGAAGGTGAAGTTGCAGCGCTACGGAGATGGG GTGTGCAAAAAACTGCTTACCCGGCAGCTGGAGGAGTTCCCTCGAGGATTCGATGGAAACAACCAGCTCTGTGTGGGTTCCGAGATGGCCCAGGACACCTGTAACGGCGACTCGGGAGGACCTTTGCTAATGTACCACCGGGAATATCCCTGTATGTACGTAGTTGTGGGAATCACGTCGGCCGGATTGTCCTGTGGGTCACCAGGAATACCCGGAATCTACACTCGCGTCTATCCTTATTTAGCCTGGATAACCCGAACTTTGGCCACGTTTTAA